From Mytilus edulis chromosome 8, xbMytEdul2.2, whole genome shotgun sequence, one genomic window encodes:
- the LOC139484164 gene encoding uncharacterized protein has protein sequence MPRRGSKKSDLTKRKEQRDRMRERRVKQTDDKNLISTVNQSDTSLNCPINNDQSVISQNCPIHNDQSVISQNCPIHNDQSVISQNCPINNDQSLNSLNCPIQQDQSLNSINCPINIDQSINSINCFTSNDQSVNSLNCPFEQDQSVNSINYPTNNFQSVNSINCSTNNDQSVNSINCSTNNDQSVNSINCFTNNDQSVNSLNCPYDNETIKLNPSIKSESNRSIKSESTISIKLNKTTKSIKLNKLMKSKVDPESSTSKLDYESVESIKNNLDNESVRINLDFESVETNYAFESNGTNLDYEVVNRTLDNEKVESNLGYESRKSKQSSKSTYNLKETMVSNLNDTIQLGTNLEKKSSDAKNEHTNSLEFLKNIGSIINEKENIQMDFNDFLEFEQDDNLLKLYSQRNKRTIPENSIEARRSLFDNWVVQGSFHQGDIRFGINSGKQCVANCLSALAHSKFKDLNDWNQIYLDNVLIDGNRIYSRIHGDNIHLLVSDLPDMIDMSGMLLKISRKESITAVVDTSGTINFSEFGNSLPLDQALQESLIDYDACFICAYDTTFLALKHNQDLLLFDSHARNKLGFKDSDGKSLLLKLSNLDHLYQYCCNMMAGASQNQWFEVTGVSICIFGQEPKIKTNDELSGSHKPLITSEFKLSEILETVNKDEIPKSQENITQISNISPEIFQLNICSNDIENVNEVHINEVINDDESDIEILSTAECFYDFIPLKTLLKRKLCKFVNIPSKKISKQNSTNFYNIGQPTACKTISGDGNCLFRAISYSLSNRQEYFGDIRRAIVDHLLRNAEVFKSFLQPRFKTVEEHIQTLRMEENNVWGTELEIVACADLLKTDIYTFFNGTWIKYSSSQINSNNCVNDQAIYLQHNGDINHYEVVTAVKQKTISPNGLQSKQEHEYDISRKSEVSTKKMKIDENQMNDSLNNTDSKVLKNEKEKIRYMTDDNFRARKIDTSKRKYQENEGIRSKKICSGIKKYEEDEDYRNILIQAGIEKYKEDNEYREKLKQASIHKYKANEKHKEHVKHESIHKYKTDDKHKEHVIQESIHKYKTDEKHKEHVKHESIHKYKTDEKHKEHVKQESIHKYKTDEKHKEHVKQESMHKYKTDEKHKEHVKQESIHKYKTDEKHKEHVKQESIHKYNTDENHKKHVKQESIHKYKTDEKHKEHVKQASIHKYANDDAHRIKIKQQTSVRRENLQVENKQINEVIRKFKVEVNKGPECVCACCLRLFFEKQVQICKKEYYDNSIFDLVTTDKYQHKCTDDCKTNCAFEGTCRTSLWICYTCHRKMLKGKIPADSFSNSLLLEDVPVELKQLNSIEQQLIAQNIPFMKIMALPKGGQKGVHGPVVCVPSDLKKVTSILPRSEDESLLLKVKLKRKLSYKGYDKYQFVRPNHLEQALLYLKDQNIWYKDVAINKEWLNPIPELNDDQVVDDESESDDTELVRENIKEEEKNKTTSSTTGNEREIESEPASYIDDRLRGVQLDTCLQPADIGQEALDLCFDQVFNIAPAENNSPLSVLQESGIEAKTFPVHFPTGKNTFDEIREEKLTIGRYFNLRLMSVENRFARDTSYIFFSQYLTELNSVISNVQISLRKECPFSKEGNKITGEMLCNKETLKELFKKDEAIKYLKPIRGTPPYWQSSQKDIFAMIRQLGVPTFFCSFSSADFRWSEIVNTILKQQGDIRNTENMTWDEKCKVLCSNPVTAARMFNNRFNTFLKDVIMSEAEPIGKIIDYFYRVEFQQRGSPHTHCLFWVENAPKYGEDNNEEVMSFIDKYVTCEIPDEKVDKELHDIVMAVHQHSKNHSKTCKKKGTVCRFNFPRPPSTKTFISEPSKPDKDTKKDEKVAKEILSGLWKVIKEHENENLDVSEIFNKSGLTQESFETYFRFITNRNTVVLKREPNEIYTNQYNPHLLRAWNANMDIQYILDAFSCVVYIISYISKSERELGLLLQQTKNEAEEGNLNAQQTMKQIGTSYLHHREVSAQEAVFRVTGLRLRECSRKVEYIPVGENPCRMSIPLKDLEKQQSYKSSNRKKSSNDSEDENDDENKIWMNNIVDRYKGRPHIAMFIKMCLASFGSEYSVLRESQLPQKINEETTFKLDGNLGHIRKRTRTSPAVIKYPRFSQETSPEKYFQSILQLFLPYRHDEQLKPPLFNTYENFFTCGRVKFTGDNALTSVKEIVIKNMADFVKTGQELEDAENQLHETDPKEDAWCELCPESELNRRECIDEGKVTSVIEEDLSEATIPDLNNAKSSSSKANGKIPKPLHVFITGGAGTGKSHLIKCIQYEATRILAQTSENPDDLTVLLTAPTGTAAFNIHGLTIHSALGIFKSLSADHATLSEDKINSLRTKLENLQILIIDEISMVNKKLLFFIHERLRQVKKRPDNCLFGGVSIIAVGDFYQLPPVRTKRVDKLYVNDPSNPSNHLWNGLFEIAELDEIMRQREDSLFAELLNRLRVKQKNEKLTSFDMETLIRCLDDGHDEALHIYSTNAEVDTFNKEMILKLCTEPKLIEAEDYEKNKTSGKLTLKKVHCTKSDVCLPISILLAEGARVMLIKNEDTADGLVNGVMGTVISIKDYSVNSLPSAIFVFFDNERVGKNAKLQKIICGKRCVGLKPSSEDIPLSTCVRKQFPLKLAWACTIHKVQGLTVEECVVDLNKCFTYGQAYVALSRVTSKSGLHIKSIETEKLNKKIFCDPDIVKGVAEMTRFLPEVEEEREEQKDIVQIMYHNIQGLQAHAEDLKQNPDVIGVDFICLTETWANQNFACFEMIGYDGFHLPRSQAFENDNSYYSSLKEMQHGGVCVFYKHSSETELCNLASNLECIIFKIKTENILVATIYRTQKYNVGKFLKNLETLICKMQELSEKIVIIGDFNQDILKGYDTVLNFMQSKGFNQLVNSPTTEGGTLIDHVYVRGCLDISVAIMPTYYSYHEALRIVLKS, from the exons atGCCACGTAGAGGTAGTAAAAAAAGCGATTTGACAAAAAGGAAAGAGCAAAGAGATAGAATGAGAGAGAGAAGAGTTAAGCAGACTGATGACAAGAACCTCATCTCCACGGTCAATCAGAGCGACACCTCTCtaaactgtccaataaataatgATCAGAGCGTCATCTCTCAAAACTGTCCTATACATAATGATCAGAGCGTCATCTCTCAAAACTGTCCTATACATAATGATCAGAGCGTCATCTCTCAAAACTGTCCTATAAATAATGATCAGAGCCTCAACTCTTTAAACTGTCCTATACAACAAGATCAGAGcctcaactctataaactgtcctataAATATTGATCAGAGcatcaactctataaactgtttTACAAGCAatgatcagagcgtcaactctcTAAACTGTCCTTTTGAACAAGATCAGAGTGTCAACTCTATAAACTATCCTACAAACAATTttcagagcgtcaactctataaactgttcTACCAACAatgatcagagcgtcaactctataaactgttcTACAAACAatgatcagagcgtcaactctataaactgtttTACAAACAATGATCAGAGTGTCAACTCTCTAAACTGTCCTTATGATAATGAAACAATCAAATTAAATCCATCAATCAAATCAGAATCAAATCGATCAATCAAATCTGAATCAactatatcaataaaattaaacaaaacaactaaatcaatcaaactaaataaattaatgaaatcaAAAGTAGATCCTGAATCATCTACATCAAAACTAGATTATGAATCAGttgaatcaattaaaaataatctGGATAATGAATCAGTTAGAATAAATCTGGATTTTGAATCTGTTGAAACAAATTATGCTTTTGAATCAAATGGAACCAATCTGGATTATGAAGTGGTTAATAGAACTCTGGATAATGAAAAGGTTGAATCAAATCTGGGCTATGAATCAAGGAAATCAAAACAGAGTTCGAAAAGCACatacaatttaaaagaaactatggtttcaaatttaaatgatacAATCCAATTGGGTACAAACttggaaaaaaaatcaagtgATGCAAAAAATGAACACACAAATAGTCTTGAATTCTTGAAAAATATTGGGAGCataattaatgaaaaagaaaatatacagaTGGATTTTAACGATTTTTTAGAATTTGAACAAGATGACAATTTGCTGAAACTGTATAGTCAAAGGAACAAAAGAACAATACCTGAAAACAGTATAGAGGCTCGTAGATCACTTTTTGATAATTGGGTAGTTCAAGGTAGTTTTCATCAAGGAGATATCAGATTTGGAATTAACAGTGGGAAGCAATGTGTTGCAAACTGTTTATCAGCTCTGGCCCATAGTAAATTTAAAGATCTAAATGATTGGAATCAGATTTATTTAGACAATGTTTTGATAGATGGAAACAGAATATATAGCCGTATTCATGGTGATAATATTCATTTACTTGTATCAGACCTACCAGACATGATTGACATGTCAGGAATGTTACTGAAAATATCAAGAAAAGAATCAATAACAGCTGTTGTAGATACTTCTGGAACTATAAATTTTAGTGAATTTGGAAATTCTTTACCTTTAGACCAAGCTTTACAAGAGTCTCTCATAGACTATGATGCTTGCTTTATATGTGCATATGACACTACTTTTTTAGCCTTGAAACATAATCAAGATTTACTTTTGTTTGATTCTCATGCACGAAATAAGCTTGGCTTTAAGGACAGcgatggtaaaagtttacttttaaagTTAAGCAATCTGGATCACCTATACCAGTACTGTTGCAACATGATGGCTGGTGCAAGTCAAAATCAATGGTTTGAAGTGACAGGAgtcagtatttgtatttttggACAAGAACCTAAGATCAAAACTAACGATGAACTTTCCGGAAGTCATAAACCATTAATCACCAGTGAATTTAAATTGTCTGAAATTTTAGAAACTGTAAACAAAGATGAGATTCCTAAAAGTCAAGAAAATATTACTCAGATCAGCAATATATCACCAGAAATATTCCAGTTGAACATTTGCAGTAATGACATTGAGAACGTTAATGAAGTACACATTAATGAGGTTATTAATGATGATGAATCTGATATTGAGATATTATCTACAGCAGAATGTTTTTATGATTTCATACCCTTGAAAACACTCTTAAAGAGGAAGCTttgtaaatttgttaatatacCAAGCAAGAAAATATCCAAACAGAATTctacaaatttttataacataGGCCAACCAACTGCTTGCAAGACTATTTCAGGTGATGGAAATTGCTTATTTCGAGCCATTTCATATTCACTCTCTAATAGACAAGAATATTTTGGAGACATACGAAGGGCAATAGTTGATCATTTGTTAAGAAATGCAGAAGTTTTCAAGTCATTTTTACAGCCAAGATTTAAAACTGTAGAAGAGCATATACAAACTCTCAGAATGGAAGAAAATAATGTATGGGGAACTGAACTGGAAATAGTAGCTTGTGCTGACCTCcttaaaacagacatttatactttttttaatggTACATGGATTAAATATTCTTCATCTcaaataaacagcaataattgtGTTAATGATCAAGCAATTTATCTTCAACATAATGGAGATATCAATCATTATGAAGTTGTCACAGCCGTAAAACAAAAGACTATATCACCAAATGGATTACAATCTAAACAAGAACATGAGTATGACATTTCAAGGAAATCTGAGGTAtcaacaaagaaaatgaaaattgacgAAAATCAAATGAATGACTCCCTCAACAATACTGATTCAAAagtcttaaaaaatgaaaaagaaaaaatcagGTACATGACAGATGATAACTTTAGAGCTAGAAAGATAGACACATCTAAAAGAAAATATCAGGAGAATGAAGGAATACgttcaaaaaaaatatgttcaggtattaaaaaatatgaagaagATGAAGATTACAGAAATATCTTAATACAAGCAGGAATTGAGAAATATAAAGAAGACAATGAGTACAGGGAAAAGCTGAAACAAGCTAGTATACACAAGTATAAAGCAAATGAAAAGCACAAAGAACATGTAAAACATGAAAGTATACACAAGTATAAAACAGATGATAAGCACAAGGAACATGTAATACAAGAAAGTATACACAAGTATAAAACAGATGAAAAGCACAAGGAACATGTCAAACACGAAAGTATACACAAGTATAAAACAGACGAAAAGCACAAGGAACATGTCAAACAAGAAAGTATACACAAGTATAAAACAGATGAAAAGCACAAGGAACATGTCAAACAAGAAAGTATGCACAAATATAAAACAGATGAAAAGCACAAGGAACATGTGAAACAAGAAAGTATACACAAGTATAAAACAGATGAAAAGCACAAGGAACATGTCAAACAAGAAAGTATACACAAGTATAATACAGATGAAAATCACAAGAAACATGTGAAACAAGAAAGTATACACAAATATAAAACGGATGAAAAGCACAAGGAACATGTGAAACAAGCAAGTATACACAAGTATGCAAATGATGATGCACACAGAATTAAGATTAAACAACAAACATCAGTACGTCGTGAAAATCTTCAGGTAGAAAACAAGCAAATAAATGAggtaattagaaaatttaaagttGAAGTTAACAAAGGTCCAGAATGTGTGTGTGCTTGTTGTTTGAGGTTGTTTTTTGAAAAACAGGTTCAGATCTGCAAGAAAGAGTATTATGATAATTCCATATTTGATTTAGTTACAACAGATAAATACCAACACAAATGTACAGATGATTGTAAGACAAATTGTGCTTTTGAAGGAACATGTAGAACAAGTCTGTGGATCTGTTATACTTGTCATCGTAAAATGTTGAAAGGTAAAATACCTGCAGACTCCTTTTCAAATAGTCTATTACTAGAAGATGTTCCAGTAGAGTTAAAACAGCTTAATTCAATCGAGCAACAACTTATCGCCCAGAACATTccttttatgaaaataatggcTTTACCAAAAGGAGGACAAAAAGGGGTTCACGGACCTGTAGTGTGTGTGCCAtctgatttgaaaaaagtaaCTTCTATATTACCCCGATCTGAAGATGAAAGTCTATTACTGAAAGTTAAGTTAAAGAGAAAGCTTAGCTACAAAGGATATGACAAATATCAATTTGTAAGaccaaaccatttagagcaaGCTCTTTTGTATTTAAAGGATCAAAACATATGGTATAAAGATGTGGCTATCAACAAAGAATGGTTGAATCCAATTCCTGAATTAAATGATGATCAAGTAGTAGATGATGAATCGGAATCTGATGATACTGAGCTAGTGAGGGAAAACATAAAagaggaagaaaaaaataaaacaacgtcCTCTACAACTGGCAATGAAAGAGAAATTGAAAGCGAACCTGCTAGCTATATTGATGATAGATTACGTGGTGTTCAGTTAGATACTTGTTTACAACCTGCTGATATTGGACAAGAGGCTTTAGATTTATGCTTTGACCAAGTTTTTAACATTGCTCCAGCAGAAAATAACAGTCCTCTTAGTGTTCTCCAAGAATCAGGAATTGAAGCTAAAACTTTTCCTGTACATTTTCCAACCGGTAAAAATACATTTGATGAAATCCGtgaagaaaaactgacaattgGAAGGTACTTTAATCTTCGATTGATGAGTGTTGAAAATAGATTTGCAAGGGATACATCCTACATATTTTTCAGCCAATATTTAACAGAACTCAACAGTGTGATTTCAAATGTACAGATATCTCTCAGAAAAGAATGCCCTTTTTCTAAAGAGGGAAATAAAATTACTGGAGAAATGCTGTGCAATAAGGAAACCTTGAAAGAGTTGTTTAAAAAAGATGaagctattaaatatttaaaacctaTTAGAGGAACTCCCCCATACTGGCAAAGCTCACAGAAAGATATATTTGCAATGATCAGACAGTTAGGTGTGCCAACATTCTTCTGTTCTTTTTCTTCAGCAGACTTCAGATGGTCTGAAATTGttaatacaattttaaaacaacaggGTGACATAAGAAATACTGAAAATATGACATGGGATGAAAAATGTAAAGTTCTTTGTAGCAATCCTGTTacagcagcaagaatgttcaataaTAGATTCAATACATTTCTAAAGGATGTTATCATGTCAGAAGCTGAACCAATCGGGAAAATAATTGACTATTTTTACAGAGTTGAATTCCAACAAAGAGGTTCTCCTCACACCCATTGTTTGTTTTGGGTAGAAAATGCTCCAAAATATGGTGAAGATAACAATGAAGAAGTTATGAGTTTTATTGACAAGTATGTTACATGCGAGATACCAGATGAAAAGGTAGATAAAGAATTACATGACATTGTTATGGCAGTACACCAACACagcaaaaatcattcaaaaaccTGTAAGAAAAAAGGAACAGTATGTCGTTTTAATTTCCCAAGACCTCCTTCAACTAAAACATTCATCTCTGAACCAAGTAAACCAGATAAGGATACTAAAAAAGACGAAAAAGTAGCAAAAGAAATATTGTCTGGATTGTGGAAAGTTATAAAAGAGCATGAAAATGAAAACTTAGATGTATCGGAAATTTTCAATAAGTCAGGTCTTACTCAAGAAAGCTTTGAAACGTATTTTCGTTTCATCACCAATCGAAACACAGTAGTTCTTAAACGTGAGCCAAATGAAATTTACACCAATCAGTATAATCCACATCTATTAAGGGCTTGGAATGCAAACATGGACATACAATATATTTTGGATGCATTTTCCTGTGTTGTATACATTATAAGTTACATAAGTAAATCTGAGCGAGAGCTAGGATTACTCCTCCAACAAACCAAAAATGAAGCTGAAGAAGGAAATTTAAATGCACAACAGACTATGAAACAAATTGGAACTTCATACCTTCATCATAGAGAGGTTAGTGCACAAGAAGCTGTTTTTAGAGTTACTGGTTTAAGATTAAGAGAATGTTCTAGGAAAGTAGAATATATACCTGTTGGTGAAAACCCATGTAGAATGAGCATTCCTCTGAAAGACCTTGAGAAACAACAAAGTTATAAATCTTCCAACAGGAAAAAGAGTAGTAATGACAGTGAAGATGAAAatgatgatgaaaataaaatttggatgAACAATATAGTTGATAGGTATAAAGGTAGACCACACATTGCTATGTTTATCAAAATGTGCCTTGCAAGTTTTGGTTCAGAATACAGTGTGTTACGAGAGTCACAGTTACCCCAGAAAATTAATGAAGAAACAACCTTCAAACTTGATGGCAACCTTGGACATATTAGAAAGCGCACAAGAACCTCACCTGCAGTTATCAAATATCCACGTTTCTCACAGGAAACTTCTCCTGAGAAATACTTCCAAAGCATATTGCAACTATTTTTACCATACAGGCATGATGAACAATTAAAACCCCCACTATTTAATACATATGAAAATTTCTTCACTTGTGGTAGAGTTAAGTTTACAGGGGATAATGCTTTGACTTCTGTAAAGGAAATTGTTATCAAAAACATGGCAGATTTTGTGAAAACTGGTCAAGAGTTAGAGGATGCAGAAAATCAATTGCATGAAACAGATCCAAAAGAAGATGCATGGTGTGAATTATGTCCAGAATCAGAACTGAACAGAAGAGAATGTATTGATGAAGGGAAAGTAACAAGTGTAATTGAAGAAGATTTGTCAGAAGCAACGATACCAGATTTGAATAATGCAAAGAGCTCATCATCT AAAGCAAATGGAAAAATACCAAAGCCTTTACATGTATTCATAACAGGAGGAGCTGGAACGGGTAAAAGTCACTTGATCAAGTGTATACAATATGAAGCAACTCGAATATTAGCACAAACGTCAGAGAATCCAGATGATCTAACAGTATTGTTAACAGCTCCAACTGGTACAGCTGCATTTAATATCCATGGATTGACCATTCACAGTGCTCTTGGAATTTTCAAATCACTTTCAGCTGATCATGCAACTCTAAGTGAAGACAAAATAAATTCACTCAGAACAAAGTTAGAAAATTTGCAAATCCTGATCATCGATGAAATTTCAATGGTCAACAAgaaattgttgtttttcattcatgaGCGGCTTAGACAAGTGAAAAAAAGaccagataattgtttatttggaGGTGTTTCAATAATTGCTGTTGGCGATTTTTATCAGCTGCCACCAGTAAGAACAAAAAGGGTAGACAAATTATATGTAAACGACCCCTCTAATCCCTCAAATCACCTTTGGAATGGTTTATTTGAAATTGCTGAGTTGGATGAAATTATGCGTCAACGCGAGGATAGCTTGTTTGCAGAACTTTTAAACAGGTTACGtgttaaacaaaaaaatgaaaaattgactTCTTTTGATATGGAAACTTTAATAAGATGTTTAGATGATGGACACGATGAAGCCTTGCACATATACTCTACAAATGCAGAGGTTGATACTTTTAACAAGGAGATGATATTGAAATTATGTACAGAACCAAAACTGATTGAAGCAGAAgactatgaaaaaaacaaaacatcaggAAAATTGACCCTGAAAAAAGTCCATTGTACAAAGTCAGATGTCTGTCTTCCAATATCTATTCTTTTAGCTGAGGGAGCAAGAGTAATGCTTATCAAGAATGAGGATACAGCAGATGGTTTAGTAAATGGAGTAATGGGAACAGTAATTTCAATAAAAGACTACTCAGTTAATTCACTCCCAAGtgccatatttgttttctttgacaATGAAAGAGTTGGAAAAAATGCAAAGTTACAAAAAATCATCTGTGGAAAACGCTGTGTTGGTTTAAAGCCTTCAAGTGAAGACATTCCCTTAAGCACCTGTGTACGTAAACAGTTCCCATTGAAACTAGCCTGGGCTTGCACTATTCATAAAGTTCAAGGATTGACAGTTGAAGAATGTGTTGttgatttaaataaatgtttcactTATGGTCAAGCATACGTTGCCCTTAGCAGAGTTACCTCAAAATCAGGTCTTCATATTAAAAGCATAGAAACTGAAAAACTTAACAAGAAAATTTTCTGTGATCCTGATATTGTAAAGGGTGTTGCAGAAATGACTAGATTTTTACCTGAAGTTGAGGAAGAAAGAGAGGAACAGAAAGATATTGTCCAGATAATGTATCACAATATTCAAGGTTTGCAGGCTCATGCAGAAGATCTTAAACAAAATCCAGACGTTATTGGTGTCGATTTCATTTGTCTTACTGAAACCTGGGCTAATCAGAATTTTGCTTGCTTTGAAATGATTGGATATGATGGTTTTCATTTGCCGCGATCTCAAGCTTTTGAAAATGACAACTCTTACTATTCATCTTTAAAGGAAATGCAGCATGGTGGTGTGTGTGTATTTTATAAGCATTCATCAGAAACTGAACTATGCAACTTGGCCTCAAACTTGGAatgtataattttcaagataaaaactgaaaatattttagTTGCTACGATCTACAGAACTCAGAAGTATAATGTCGGAAAATTTTTGAAGAACTTAGAGACATTAATCTGTAAGATGCAAGAATTATCAGAAAAAATTGTAATTATTGGTGATTTTAATCAAGATATTTTAAAAGGATATGATACAGTATTAAATTTTATGCAATCAAAAGGTTTCAACCAGCTTGTCAATAGTCCAACAACAGAGGGTGGTACACTAATTGATCATGTGTATGTCAGAGGATGTCTTGATATATCAGTTGCAATAATGCCCACATATTACAGCTATCATGAGGCACTTAGAATAGTACTTAAAAGTTGA